A section of the Lepus europaeus isolate LE1 chromosome 19, mLepTim1.pri, whole genome shotgun sequence genome encodes:
- the SALL1 gene encoding sal-like protein 1, which translates to MSRRKQAKPQHFQSDPEVASLPRRDGDTEKGHPPSRITKSKDAHVCGRCCAEFFELSDLLLHKKNCTKNQLVLIVTENPTSPPGSFSPSPAPDNPEDHMHDTGNKTDQVDGGHLSEHNGLDREESMELEAPVANKSGSSGSSGGGGGHGGGSGTSGCSSSSSSSSSSSPATGTSAITTSLPQLGDLTTLGNFSVINSNVIIENLQSTKVAVAQFSQEARCSGASGGKLAVPALMEQLLALQQQQIHQLQLIEQIRHQILLLASQNADLPTSSSPSQGTLRTSANPLSTLSSHLSQQLAAAAGLAQSLASQSASISGVKQLPPIQLPQSSSGNTILPSNSGTSPSRDMLAAAGPTPSSEKVASSAGAPHVSSAAISTSSSPPFAISSLLSPASNPLLPQPAPANSLFPSALPNIGTTAEDLNPLSALAQQRKSKPPNVTAFEAKSTSDEAFFKHKCRFCAKVFGSDSALQIHLRSHTGERPFKCNICGNRFSTKGNLKVHFQRHKEKYPHIQMNPYPVPEHLDNIPTSTGIPYGMSIPPEKPVTSWLDTKPVLPTLTTSVGLPLPPTLPSLAPFIKTEEPAPIPISHSAASPPGSVKSDSGAPEPATRSLGGLPEEADASTLPPSGGKSEDSGVVPASAPAGSSSSALGSPAADCGPGSAPTFTNPLLPLMSEQFKAKFPFGGLLDSAQASETSKLQQLVENIDKKATDPNECIICHRVLSCQSALKMHYRTHTGERPFKCKICGRAFTTKGNLKTHYSVHRAVPPLRVQHSCPICQKKFTNAVVLQQHIRMHMGGQIPNTPVPDSYPESMESDTGSFDEKNFDDLDNFSDENMEDCPDGSIPDTPRSADASQDSLSSSPLPLEMSSIAALENQMKMISAGLAEQLQASLKSVENGSVEGDVLTNDSSSVGGDVESQSAGSPAASESASSMQALSPSNSAQEAHKSPGVEEKPQRAAGPSEFANGLSPTPMNGGALDLTSSHAEKIIKEDSLGILFPFRDRGKFKNTACDICGKTFACQSALDIHYRSHTKERPFICTVCNRGFSTKGNLKQHMLTHQMRDLPSQLFEPSSNLGPNQNSAVIPANSLSSLIKTEVNGFVHVSAQDSKDAPGGHVPSGPLSSAATSPVLLPALPRRTPKQHYCNTCGKTFSSSSALQIHERTHTGEKPFACTICGRAFTTKGNLKVHMGTHMWNSTPARRGRRLSVDGPMTFLGGNPVKFPEMFQKDLAARSGSGDPSSFWNQYAAALSNGLAMKANEISVIQNGGVPPIPGSLGSGSSSPISGLTGNLEKLQNSEPSAPLAGLEKMASSENGSNFRFTRFVEDSKEVVTS; encoded by the exons ATGTCGCGGAGGAAGCAAGCGAAGCCTCAACATTTCCAATCCGACCCCGAAGTGGCCTCGCTCCCCCGGCGAGATG GAGACACGGAGAAGGGTCATCCCCCAAGTCGCATCACGAAGAGCAAGGACGCCCACgtctgtggccggtgctgtgctgagttCTTTGAATTATCAGATCTTCTGCTCCACAAGAAGAACTGTACTAAAAATCAATTAGTTTTAATCGTTACTGAAAATCCCACCTCCCCGCCCGGAAGCTTctcccccagccccgctcccGATAATCCCGAGGACCACATGCATGACACGGGGAACAAAACCGATCAAGTGGACGGCGGCCACCTTTCAGAACACAACGGGCTTGACAGAGAAGAGTCCATGGAGCTGGAGGCCCCCGTGGCTAACAAAAGCGGCAGCAGCGGGTCCTCgggtggcggcggcggccacGGTGGCGGCAGCGGGACCTcgggctgcagcagcagcagcagcagtagcagcagcagcagccccgccACAGGTACCTCAGCCATCACAACCTCTCTACCTCAACTCGGGGACCTGACAACGCTGGGCAACTTCTCCGTGATCAACAGCAACGTCATCATCGAGAACCTTCAGAGCACCAAGGTGGCGGTGGCCCAGTTCTCCCAGGAAGCGAGGTGCAGCGGGGCCTCGGGGGGCAAGCTGGCCGTCCCCGCCCTCATGGAGCAGCTCCTGgcgctgcagcagcagcagatccACCAGCTGCAACTGATCGAACAGATCCGGCACCAGATCCTGCTGTTGGCATCTCAGAACGCAGACTTGCCAACATCTTCGAGTCCTTCCCAAGGTACTTTACGAACATCTGCCAACCCCTTGTCCACGCTAAGTTCCCATTTATCTCAACAGCTGGCGGCAGCAGCTGGATTAGCACAGAGCCTCGCCAGCCAGTCTGCCAGCATTAGCGGTGTGAAACAGCTCCCCCCAATCCAGCTACCTCAGAGCAGTTCTGGCAACACCATCCTTCCATCCAACAGTGGCACGTCTCCCAGTAGGGACATGCTGGCGGCAGCAGGTCCCACCCCGTCCTCGGAAAAAGTGGCTTCGAGTGCCGGGGCCCCGCATGTCAGCAGTGCAGCCATCTCCACATCGTCCTCACCGCCTTTCGCAATAAGCAGCTTATTAAGCCCTGCATCTAATCCACTTCTACCTCAGCCGGCCCCCGCTAACTCGTTGTTCCCCAGCGCTTTGCCCAACATCGGCACGACGGCAGAGGACTTAAACCCCTTGTCTGCCTTGGCCCAGCAGAGAAAAAGCAAGCCACCAAATGTCACCGCCTTCGAAGCAAAAAGTACTTCGGACGAGGCGTTCTTCAAACACAAGTGCAGGTTCTGCGCGAAGGTCTTCGGGAGCGACAGTGCCTTGCAGATCCACTTGCGTTCCCACACCGGCGAGAGGCCTTTCAAGTGTAACATCTGCGGGAACAGGTTCTCCACCAAGGGCAACCTCAAGGTGCACTTCCAGCGCCACAAAGAGAAATACCCGCACATCCAGATGAACCCCTACCCCGTGCCTGAGCATTTGGACAACATCCCCacgagcaccggcatcccctacggCATGTCCATCCCCCCAGAGAAGCCGGTCACCAGCTGGCTGGACACCAAGCCAGTCCTGCCCACTCTGACCACCTCCGTCGGCCTGCCGCTGCCCCCGACCCTGCCGAGCCTGGCCCCCTTCATCAAGACAGAAGAGCCAGCCCCCATCCCCATCAGCCACTCTGCTGCCAGCCCCCCGGGTTCGGTCAAAAGTGACTCTGGGGCCCCCGAGCCAGCCACGAGAAGCCTGGGTGGGCTCCCAGAGGAAGCCGATGCGTCCACTCTGCCACCCTCTGGCGGCAAAAGTGAAGACAGCGGCGTGGTCCCCGCCTCGGCCCCcgcagggagcagcagcagcgccCTGGGCTCGCCAGCAGCCGACTGCGGCCCGGGCAGCGCCCCCACGTTCACCAACCCTCTGTTGCCGCTCATGTCGGAGCAGTTCAAGGCCAAGTTTCCTTTCGGGGGACTGCTGGACTCGGCCCAGGCATCAGAGACTTCCAAGCTGCAGCAGCTGGTAGAGAACATTGACAAGAAGGCCACGGACCCCAACGAGTGTATCATTTGCCACCGGGTCCTGAGCTGTCAGAGCGCCCTGAAGATGCACTACCGGACACACACCGGGGAGAGGCCCTTCAAGTGCAAGATCTGCGGCCGAGCGTTCACCACGAAAGGGAACCTCAAGACCCACTACAGCGTGCACCGGGCCGTGCCCCCGCTCAGAGTCCAGCATTCCTGCCCCATCTGCCAGAAGAAGTTCACCAACGCCGTGGTGCTGCAGCAGCACATTCGGATGCACATGGGGGGCCAGATCCCCAACACCCCCGTCCCCGACAGCTACCCCGAGTCCATGGAGTCCGACACGGGCTCCTTCGACGAGAAGAATTTCGATGACCTGGACAATTTCTCTGACGAGAACATGGAGGACTGTCCCGACGGCAGCATCCCCGACACGCCCAGGTCGGCCGACGCCTCCCAGGACAGCCTGTCCTCCTCGCCTCTGCCCCTCGAGATGTCGAGCATCGCTGCTttggagaaccagatgaagatgATCAGCGCCGGCCTAGCGGAGCAGCTGCAGGCCAGCCTCAAGTCGGTGGAGAACGGCTCCGTCGAGGGGGACGTGCTGACCAACGACTCGTCCTCGGTGGGCGGGGATGTGGAGAGCCAGAGCGCCGGCAGCCCGGCCGCCTCCGAGTCCGCCTCATCCATGCAGGCCCTGTCCCCCTCCAACAGTGCCCAGGAGGCCCACAAGTCCCCCGGCGTCGAGGAAAAGCCACAGAGAGCGGCCGGGCCGAGCGAGTTCGCCAACGGCTTGTCTCCCACCCCCATGAACGGCGGGGCCCTGGATCTGACATCGAGTCACGCagagaaaatcatcaaggaaGATTCCTTGGGCATCCTCTTCCCTTTCAGAGACCggggtaaatttaaaaataccgcTTGCGACATTTGTGGCAAAACCTTTGCTTGTCAGAGTGCCTTGGACATCCACTATAGAAGTCATACCAAAGAGAGACCGTTTATTTGCACAGTTTGCAATCGTGGCTTTTCCACAAAGGGCAATTTGAAGCAGCACATGTTGACACATCAGATGCGAGATCTGCCATCCCAGCTCTTCGAGCCCAGTTCCAACCTCGGCCCCAATCAGAACTCTGCGGTCATTCCCGCCAACTCCTTGTCGTCTCTCATCAAGACGGAGGTCAACGGCTTCGTGCATGTTTCTGCTCAGGACAGCAAGGACGCCCCTGGCGGTCACGTCCCTTCCGGGCCTCTGTCATCCGCTGCCACGTCCCCAGTCCTGCTCCCCGCTCTGCCCAGGAGAACTCCTAAACAGCACTATTGCAACACCTGTGGCAAAACCTTCTCCTCGTCCAGTGCCCTGCAGATTCACGAGAGaactcacactggagagaaaccctttGCTTGCACTATTTGTGGAAGAGCTTTCACGACTAAAGGCAATCTTAAG GTGCACATGGGCACTCACATGTGGAACAGCACCCCGgcgcggcggggccggcggcTCTCCGTGGACGGCCCCATGACATTTCTAGGAGGCAATCCTGTCAAGTTCCCAGAAATGTTCCAGAAGGATTTGGCGGCCAGGTCAGGAAGCGGGGATCCTTCCAGTTTCTGGAACCAGTACGCAGCCGCACTGTCCAACGGGCTGGCCATGAAGGCCAACGAGATCTCCGTCATTCAGAACGGTGGCGTCCCTCCAATTCCTGGAAGCCTGGGCAGCGGCAGCAGCTCACCTATTAGCGGGCTGACAGGGAACCTGGAGAAGCTCCAGAACTCTGAGCCCAGCGCGCCCCTGGCCGGCCTGGAGAAGATGGCCAGCAGTGAGAACGGCAGCAACTTCCGCTTCACCCGCTTTGTGGAGGACAGCAAAGAGGTCGTCACGAGTTAA